From the genome of Perca fluviatilis chromosome 8, GENO_Pfluv_1.0, whole genome shotgun sequence:
CCGTCTCCAAAGCCACCAAGACCGGCAAGAAGAGGAGAAAGTCCAGGAAGGAGAGCTACGCTATCTACGTGTACAAAGTGCTGAAGCAGGTCCACCCCGACACCGGTATCTCCTCTAAGGCTATGGGCATCATGAACTCCTTTGTGAGCGACATCTTTGAGCGCATCGCCGGGGAGGCTTCCCGTCTGGCTCACTACAACAAGCGCTCCACCATCACCTCCCGGGAGATCCAGACCGCCGTGAGGCTGCTGCTGCCCGGGGAGCTGGCCAAGCACGCCGTGTCCGAGGGCACCAAGGCCGTCACCAAGTACACCAGCTCCAAGTAAACAGCCCTGCTGTTACACCAACAACCCAAaggctcttttaagagccaccCACTCATTCTGAGAGCTCCTTTCCTGCTGATTTGTCGTTCACTTTAcaggttatttttattttttcctattAGCCACCAAATTAACGTTTGTAGTTGTACAAATGTCTGCATTAGGGCTGTAGCAAACTGATGAATGATTTATTAGTTGGTCAATAAAA
Proteins encoded in this window:
- the LOC120564695 gene encoding histone H2B 5-like, giving the protein MPAEPVKAPKKGSKKAVSKATKTGKKRRKSRKESYAIYVYKVLKQVHPDTGISSKAMGIMNSFVSDIFERIAGEASRLAHYNKRSTITSREIQTAVRLLLPGELAKHAVSEGTKAVTKYTSSK